The proteins below come from a single Benincasa hispida cultivar B227 chromosome 4, ASM972705v1, whole genome shotgun sequence genomic window:
- the LOC120075847 gene encoding U4/U6 small nuclear ribonucleoprotein PRP4-like protein: MEVDDQNPASTAAESPETLPGGENEDLDNPAEPIQPAATSVIPPSVVPSIAPIPPPIIRPLAPLPSRPPHFRPPVTQNGEMRTSDSDSEHDELAPSRTAGGSTAEYEVSEESRQVRERQEKAMQEFLMKRRASALAVPTNDMAVRARLRRLGEPITLFGEREMERRDRLRSIMARLDAEGQLEKLMKVHEEEEAAATGGTEEAEEEVLQYPFYTEGSKALLDARIDIAKYSILRAASRLERAKRKRDDPDEDVEAEMDWALRQAGSLVLDCSEIGDDRPLSGCSFSSDGKFLATSSLSGVAKLWSMPQVRKVSNFKGHTERVTDVIFSPVNECLATASADRTARLWSAEGSLLKTFEGHLDRLARIAFHPSGKYLGTTSFDKTWRLWDVETGVELLLQEGHSRSVYGIAFHHDGSLVSSCGLDALARVWDLRTGRSVLALEGHVKPVLGVSFSPNGYHLATGGEDNTCRIWDLRKKKSLYIIPAHSNLVSQVKYEPQEGYFLVTASFDMTAKIWSARDFKPVKTLSGHEAKVTSLDIISDGQCIATVSHDRTIKLWSVNSKDEQTMDID; this comes from the exons ATGGAAGTTGATGATCAAAACCCTGCATCAACTGCTGCGGAATCTCCTGAAACCCTTCCTGGAGGTGAAAATGAGGATCTTGATAATCCAGCAGAACCAATTCAACCTGCAGCTACATCAGTTATTCCACCTTCAGTTGTTCCTTCCATTGCTCCTATCCCTCCTCCAATTATCCGTCCATTGGCCCCTCTTCCGAGCCGACCTCCCCACTTTAGGCCCCCTGTAACACAAAATGGTGAGATGAGAACAAGTGACTCAGACTCGGAACATGATGAATTGGCTCCTTCCCGAACAGCTGGAGGTTCAACTGCAGAATATGAAGTATCGGAAGAGAGCAGACAGGTAAGGGAGCGTCAGGAAAAAGCCATGCAGGAATTTCTGATGAAGCGTCGTGCTTCTGCTCTAGCAGTGCCTACTAATGACATGGCTGTTCGAGCTCGCCTTCGTCGTCTTGGTGAACCCATAACTCTTTTTGGAGAAAGAGAAATGGAAAGACGGGACAGGTTACGGTCAATAATGGCACGATTGGATGCTGAAGGGCAATTAGAAAAGCTGATGAAAGTTCACGAGGAAGAGGAGGCTGCAGCTACTGGTGGAACTGAGGAGGCTGAGGAGGAAGTGCTTCAGTATCCCTTTTATACTGAGGGATCCAAAGCTCTCTTGGATGCAAGAATTGATATTGCAAAGTATTCCATCCTAAGAGCAGCTTCACGTCTTGAACGTGCAAAGAGGAAAAGGGATGACCCAGATGAAGATGTGGAAGCTGAAATGGATTGGGCCCTGAGGCAGGCTGGAAGTTTGGTCCTGGACTGCAGTGAGATAGGAGATGATCGACCACTTTCTGGTTGTTCTTTCTCATCTGATGGAAAATTCCTTGCCACCAG TTCGTTAAGTGGAGTTGCCAAATTATGGAGCATGCCTCAAGTAAGGAAGGTTTCCAACTTTAAGGGACACACAGAGCGTGTTACTGATGTAATATTTTCTCCAGTGAATGAGTGTTTAGCAACTGCCTCTGCTGACCGAACTGCAAGGTTGTGGTCTGCTGAAGGATCTCTCCTTAAAACATTCGAGGGCCATCTGGATCGCCTTGCACGAATTGCCTTCCACCCATCAGGCAAGTACTTGGGTACAACTAGCTTTGACAAGACGTGGAGATTATGGGACGTTGAAACTGGTGTAGAGTTACTTCTTCAAGAAGGTCATAGTAGAAGTGTCTATGGAATAGCTTTCCACCATGATGGATCATTGGTATCATCTTGTGGACTTGATGCACTTGCTCGTGTTTGGGATCTTCGAACGGGTAGAAGTGTTCTTGCCTTAGAAGGCCACGTCAAGCCG GTCCTTGGAGTCAGTTTTTCACCCAATGGTTATCATTTAGCTACTGGTGGCGAAGATAACACTTGTAGGATATGGGATTTAAGGAAGAAAAAATCTCTTTACATAATACCTGCACATTCAAACCTAGTTTCACAGGTGAAATATGAGCCTCAAGAGGGGTACTTCTTGGTTACTGCATCATTTGATATGACAGCAAAG ATTTGGTCTGCTCGAGATTTTAAGCCTGTGAAGACACTCTCTGGTCACGAAGCAAAAGTTACATCTTTGGATATAATTTCAG ATGGACAATGTATTGCAACTGTCTCACATGATCGGACCATAAAGCTCTGGTCTGTCAATAGTAAAGATGAACAAACTATGGACATTGATTGA